A genomic region of Balaenoptera acutorostrata chromosome 4, mBalAcu1.1, whole genome shotgun sequence contains the following coding sequences:
- the LOC130708166 gene encoding uncharacterized protein LOC130708166: MAGVSIVGQKKTLDERGWESPVCIPNHVADDLGISPDTQDTEDRFHPWENDPLKRSLELSSEPLEGTSGSHVGDVSQDPVRLPVQKRKLDPIPKKHRHLRKVVRTKRMRKSKRKKKVETHCPGILPTPLLPPQNEEDEVVDKKLTLLSAKESDPDLPNEDRLQSQQDEGTCRMHQECQIQPCELSVSQELGPSSPAMTSSASPPLCFGHFLSCVCQTFSRSRKRESPGREGTKQAETGGDAKALRPGLLRVLGKNKVQPH; this comes from the exons ATGGCTGGGGTCAGCATAGTGGgtcaaaaaaaaaccctagatgAGAGAGGTTGGGAATCTCCAGTCTGCATCCCAAACCATGTCGCTGATGACTTGGGCATATCACCAGATACTCAAGATACAGAGGATAGATTCCACCCATGGGAGAATGACCCTCTGAAGAGAAGTTTGGAATTATCATCAGAGCCATTGGAGGGGACATCTGGAAGTCATGTGGGTGATGTTTCACAAGATCCTGTCAGGCTTCCAGTCCAGAAGAGAAAGCTAGATCCAATTCCAAAAAAACACAGACATCTTAGAAAGGTTGTAAGgacaaagagaatgagaaagagcaagaggaagaagaaagtggAGACCCACTGCCCTGGCATTCTTCCAACGCCTTTGTTACCACCCCAAAATGAAGAAGATGAGGTGGTAGATAAAAAGCTGACCCTACTCAGTGCCAAGGAAAGTGATCCTGACCTTCCCAATGAG GACAGATTACAGAGTCAGCAGGATGAAGGTACCTGTAGGATGCATCAGGAATGTCAGATCCAGCCCTGTGAGCTCTCCGTGTCCCAGGAGCTCGGGCCCTCCTCTCCTGCAATGACATCCTCGGCATCACCACCACTCTGTTTTGGTCATTTTTTAAGCTGTGTCTGCCAGACCTTCTCAAGGTCTAGGAAGAGGGAATCTCCTGGAAGAGAGGGCACCAAGCAAGCTGAGACAGGAGGTGACGCTAAGGCTCTGAGACCTGGTCTGCTGAGAGTTCTCGGCAAAAACAAAGTACAGCCTCACTAA